One Pseudonocardia sediminis DNA window includes the following coding sequences:
- a CDS encoding acyl-CoA dehydrogenase family protein, whose amino-acid sequence MTTTAEDRLQDYRRTLRGWLGEHVPANPTGDVEEAKAFQAALYDAGYSGITWPKDSGGQGLGQAEQQIFAEEAAAFEMPVRPFLISMGMCGPTIVDLGTDEQKRRYLPPLLRGEEIWCQLFSEPGAGSDVASLQCKAVPDGDGWVLTGQKVWTSNAQWADYGAILARTDPDRPKHGGITMFVVDMRAPGVTVRPLVDMTGGAPFNEVYLDAVRVGPGDVLGEVNGGWSAAVTMLGHERVTISGLRQKRSNGLTFDSLAELGRRHGADPVARDRLADLYAHQRVLELFNARMRQETVAGAAPGSRGSVGKLAGAMLLRRAVDTAGHLAGANMVAWEDGDAGAESVELGINSTPASNIAGGTNEIQRGIIGDRILGLPREPQVDRGVAFRELKVGTQTSAAGATAEQAEKGVS is encoded by the coding sequence ATGACCACGACTGCCGAGGACCGGCTGCAGGACTACCGGCGGACCCTGCGGGGCTGGCTGGGCGAGCACGTACCGGCGAACCCGACCGGCGACGTCGAGGAGGCCAAGGCGTTCCAGGCCGCCCTCTACGACGCCGGCTACTCCGGGATCACCTGGCCGAAGGACTCCGGTGGGCAGGGTCTCGGGCAGGCCGAGCAGCAGATCTTCGCCGAGGAGGCCGCGGCGTTCGAGATGCCGGTGCGCCCCTTCCTGATCAGCATGGGGATGTGCGGGCCGACGATCGTCGACCTCGGCACCGACGAGCAGAAGCGCCGCTACCTGCCGCCGCTGCTGCGCGGCGAGGAGATCTGGTGCCAGCTGTTCTCCGAGCCCGGCGCCGGCTCCGACGTCGCCAGCCTGCAGTGCAAGGCCGTCCCCGACGGTGACGGCTGGGTCCTGACCGGGCAGAAGGTCTGGACGTCGAACGCGCAGTGGGCCGACTACGGCGCGATCCTCGCCCGCACCGATCCCGACCGGCCCAAGCACGGCGGCATCACGATGTTCGTCGTGGACATGCGCGCCCCCGGGGTGACCGTGCGCCCGCTCGTCGACATGACCGGCGGCGCCCCGTTCAACGAGGTCTACCTCGACGCCGTCCGGGTCGGCCCCGGGGACGTCCTGGGCGAGGTCAACGGTGGCTGGTCGGCCGCGGTGACCATGCTTGGCCACGAGCGCGTGACGATCTCCGGGCTGCGCCAGAAGCGCAGCAACGGACTGACCTTCGACTCCCTCGCCGAACTGGGCCGACGCCACGGCGCCGATCCCGTCGCCCGGGACCGTCTCGCGGACCTCTACGCCCACCAGCGCGTCCTCGAGCTGTTCAACGCCCGGATGCGTCAGGAGACCGTCGCCGGTGCCGCCCCCGGGTCACGGGGATCGGTCGGCAAGCTCGCCGGGGCGATGCTGCTGCGCCGCGCGGTGGACACCGCCGGGCACCTGGCCGGCGCGAACATGGTGGCCTGGGAGGACGGCGACGCGGGAGCAGAGAGCGTCGAGCTGGGCATCAACTCCACCCCGGCGTCGAACATCGCCGGCGGGACGAACGAGATCCAGCGCGGCATCATCGGCGACCGGATCCTGGGCCTGCCGCGCGAGCCGCAGGTCGACCGGGGCGTCGCGTTCCGCGAGCTCAAGGTCGGCACCCAGACATCGGCAGCAGGGGCGACTGCCGAGCAGGCGGAGAAGGGCGTGAGCTGA
- a CDS encoding SDR family NAD(P)-dependent oxidoreductase, with amino-acid sequence MSTTPYRFAEGTAVVTGAAGGIGENVAYGLAVRGSNLVLIDRDGDRLDTVAATVRGRHPGVSVSTLVVDLADRDALDAAATTILAEHPRITLLVNNAGVALGGDFSRLTLEEFDWVMAVNFHAPVRLTHHLLPALTAQPGGHLVNVSSLFGLIAPPGQSAYCASKFGIRGFSEVLRTELAETGTGVTTVHPGGIKTRIATDARVGVNIPADEAEQGKRDFAKLLTFPADKAAELIIDGIEHRRARVLIGMSAKIPDVLARLFPANSVKVFSRLVGAAGKAQKAAKNKLPVGADR; translated from the coding sequence ATGAGCACGACCCCGTACCGCTTCGCCGAGGGCACCGCCGTGGTGACCGGTGCCGCCGGCGGCATCGGCGAGAACGTGGCCTACGGCCTGGCCGTGCGCGGCAGCAACCTCGTCCTGATCGACCGCGACGGCGACCGTCTCGACACCGTCGCCGCGACGGTCCGCGGCCGCCACCCGGGCGTCTCGGTGTCCACGCTGGTCGTCGACCTCGCCGACCGCGACGCCCTGGACGCCGCCGCGACGACGATCCTCGCCGAGCACCCGCGCATCACGCTGCTGGTCAACAACGCCGGCGTCGCGCTGGGCGGTGACTTCTCCCGGCTCACGCTGGAGGAGTTCGACTGGGTGATGGCCGTGAACTTCCACGCCCCGGTCCGGCTCACCCACCACCTGCTGCCGGCGCTGACCGCGCAGCCGGGCGGGCACCTGGTCAACGTGTCCAGCCTGTTCGGCCTGATCGCCCCGCCCGGGCAGTCCGCCTACTGCGCCAGCAAGTTCGGCATCCGCGGGTTCTCCGAGGTGCTGCGCACCGAGCTGGCCGAGACCGGCACCGGCGTCACCACCGTCCACCCGGGCGGCATCAAGACCCGGATCGCCACCGATGCCCGGGTCGGCGTCAACATCCCGGCCGACGAGGCGGAGCAGGGCAAGCGCGACTTCGCCAAGCTCCTCACGTTCCCGGCCGACAAGGCCGCCGAACTGATCATCGACGGGATCGAGCACCGCCGTGCCCGCGTCCTGATCGGGATGAGCGCGAAGATCCCGGACGTCCTGGCCCGGCTGTTCCCGGCCAACAGCGTCAAGGTCTTCTCGCGCCTGGTCGGCGCGGCCGGCAAGGCCCAGAAGGCGGCGAAGAACAAGCTCCCGGTGGGGGCCGACCGGTGA
- a CDS encoding class I SAM-dependent methyltransferase — MGDALLFVRQFLRSPTTIGAVAPSSAYLARRIAADVPESGDPVVLELGPGSGAFTGEIRRRLGGRGRHVAIEVNPSMAAALRSRHAGVEVIEGDAAETAGLLRTVGVDRVDLVVSGLPWAVFPGPKQDAILDSVVAAMPPDGRFATFAYSHATVLPPAVRFRRRLEERFETVGSGTTEWRNLPPARIVHASRPRAGTTSDPAA, encoded by the coding sequence ATGGGTGACGCACTTCTGTTCGTCCGGCAGTTCCTCCGCTCGCCGACCACGATCGGGGCCGTCGCGCCCAGCTCGGCGTACCTGGCCCGGCGGATCGCCGCGGACGTACCCGAGTCCGGCGACCCCGTCGTTCTCGAGCTCGGCCCGGGCTCCGGGGCCTTCACCGGCGAGATCCGGCGCCGCCTGGGCGGGCGGGGCCGGCACGTCGCGATCGAGGTGAACCCGTCGATGGCGGCCGCGCTGCGGTCCCGTCACGCCGGCGTCGAGGTGATCGAGGGCGACGCGGCGGAGACCGCGGGCCTGCTCCGGACCGTCGGCGTGGACCGGGTCGACCTCGTCGTCAGCGGGCTGCCGTGGGCGGTGTTCCCCGGCCCGAAGCAGGACGCGATCCTCGACTCCGTGGTCGCCGCGATGCCCCCGGACGGCCGGTTCGCCACGTTCGCTTACTCCCACGCCACCGTGCTCCCGCCCGCGGTGCGCTTCCGGCGGCGGCTGGAGGAGCGCTTCGAGACGGTCGGCTCCGGCACGACGGAGTGGCGCAACCTCCCGCCCGCCCGGATCGTGCACGCGTCCCGGCCCCGGGCCGGAACGACGTCCGACCCCGCCGCCTGA
- a CDS encoding flavin-containing monooxygenase, translating into MTSTPPPSTQAPSATPTAGGRDTEHLDVLIVGAGLSGIGAAWRLQDELPGKSYAVLEGRDDIGGTWDLFRYPGVRSDSDMFTLAYPFRPWRERKSMASGESIRHYISDTADEGGIRPHIRFGTKVVRSSWDSGTARWTVETRTATGEKTYTCSFLYMCSGYYNYDEGYQPEFPGRSDFAGQWVHPQFWPEDLDYAGKNVVVIGSGATAVTLIPAMAEKAGHVTMLQRSPSYLTVLPSTDPTADAMRKYLPAKLAHHLLRAQYVTLTQAFYQLARRRPERVKKVLRGLALKFLKDPSVVDEHFTPSYEPWDQRLCVVPEGDFFKAIRGGKASVVTDHIDRITPSGIRLRSGEEIDADVIVSATGLTLQPLGGMEVFVDGKQVDLGDTVAYRGLMLSGIPNLALCIGYVNASWTLRADLVSRYVPRLLKHMDRKGFAIATPRPDQKPDRPLLDLKSGYVQRSVAKFPKQGENDPWRLRQNFFLDAVGMNRGDLTRDMSFTRLIDLPATDNPSTGNTAKELAS; encoded by the coding sequence ATGACGAGCACCCCACCGCCATCCACGCAGGCTCCGTCCGCCACACCCACCGCGGGCGGTCGGGACACCGAGCACCTCGACGTGCTCATCGTGGGAGCCGGGCTCTCCGGGATCGGCGCGGCCTGGCGCCTGCAGGACGAACTCCCGGGCAAGAGCTACGCCGTCCTCGAGGGCCGCGACGACATCGGCGGTACCTGGGACCTCTTCCGCTACCCGGGCGTCCGCTCGGACTCGGACATGTTCACCCTGGCCTACCCGTTCCGCCCCTGGCGCGAGCGCAAGTCGATGGCCTCGGGCGAGAGCATCCGGCACTACATCTCCGACACCGCGGACGAGGGCGGGATCAGGCCGCACATCCGCTTCGGCACCAAGGTCGTCCGCTCGTCCTGGGACTCCGGCACCGCGCGCTGGACCGTCGAGACCCGGACCGCGACCGGCGAGAAGACCTACACCTGCTCGTTCCTCTACATGTGCTCGGGCTACTACAACTACGACGAGGGCTACCAGCCCGAGTTCCCCGGCCGGTCCGACTTCGCCGGGCAGTGGGTGCACCCGCAGTTCTGGCCCGAGGACCTCGACTACGCCGGCAAGAACGTCGTGGTGATCGGTAGCGGCGCGACCGCCGTCACGCTGATCCCGGCGATGGCCGAGAAGGCCGGGCACGTCACGATGCTGCAGCGCTCGCCGTCGTACCTGACGGTCCTGCCCAGCACCGACCCGACGGCCGACGCGATGCGGAAGTACCTGCCGGCCAAGCTCGCCCACCACCTGCTGCGCGCCCAGTACGTGACGCTCACCCAGGCCTTTTACCAGCTCGCCCGGCGTCGCCCGGAGCGCGTGAAGAAGGTCCTGCGCGGTCTGGCGCTGAAGTTCCTCAAGGACCCCTCCGTCGTCGACGAGCACTTCACGCCGTCCTACGAGCCGTGGGACCAGCGGCTGTGCGTGGTCCCCGAGGGCGACTTCTTCAAGGCGATCCGCGGTGGGAAGGCCTCGGTCGTCACCGACCACATCGACCGGATCACCCCGTCCGGCATCCGGCTGCGCTCGGGCGAGGAGATCGACGCCGACGTCATCGTCTCGGCGACCGGTCTGACGTTGCAGCCCCTCGGCGGCATGGAGGTGTTCGTCGACGGGAAGCAGGTCGACCTCGGCGACACCGTCGCCTACCGCGGCCTGATGCTCTCCGGTATCCCGAACCTGGCGCTGTGCATCGGCTACGTGAACGCGTCCTGGACGCTGCGCGCGGACCTCGTCTCGCGCTACGTGCCGCGCCTGCTCAAGCACATGGACCGTAAGGGCTTCGCGATCGCCACCCCGCGCCCGGACCAGAAGCCCGACCGCCCGCTGCTCGACCTCAAGTCCGGCTACGTGCAGCGCTCGGTCGCGAAGTTCCCCAAGCAGGGCGAGAACGACCCGTGGCGCCTGCGGCAGAACTTCTTCCTCGACGCCGTCGGCATGAACCGCGGTGACCTGACCCGCGACATGTCGTTCACCCGGCTGATCGACCTTCCCGCCACCGACAACCCGTCCACCGGGAACACCGCCAAGGAGCTCGCATCATGA
- a CDS encoding AraC family transcriptional regulator, with protein sequence MVSMIRAAALRGLTPLVDSLGGDGAALLARFRVPPGAVDPVSDPRGHRPADADGTPADDGPDAADVLIRSSTAGRILETAAAELTCPDLGLRLAEQQGPDVLGPLAVAVENSATMGEALDCASRFLFVHSPALRVSRIDDPEGAPGVMGLLYGSTEPDPPPPQAVDLGLGVFHRIVAVLGGGPYGLRSAHLPHPPLAPVSRYTDFFGTDVRFERDAAVLRVPSELASRPMHGGDETVRAIAIDYLENHFDRPGRTVTDRVRTALIRSLGTGPPRIPSIARLLRMHPRTLQRHLSAEGTTFETVLDEVRRDTAHRLITRTDLPFSQVTAMVGLAEQSALTRVSRRWFGETPRAVRRAGARSGRD encoded by the coding sequence ATGGTCTCGATGATCCGGGCGGCCGCCCTGCGCGGTCTCACCCCGCTGGTGGACTCACTCGGCGGCGACGGCGCGGCGCTGCTGGCGCGCTTCCGGGTGCCGCCCGGCGCCGTCGACCCCGTGTCGGATCCGCGGGGGCACCGCCCGGCCGACGCCGACGGTACCCCCGCCGACGACGGCCCGGACGCGGCCGACGTCCTGATCCGCTCCAGCACCGCGGGCCGGATCCTGGAGACCGCGGCCGCCGAGCTCACCTGCCCCGACCTGGGCCTCCGTCTCGCCGAGCAGCAGGGACCGGACGTGCTCGGACCGCTCGCCGTGGCGGTGGAGAACTCGGCGACGATGGGGGAGGCGCTCGACTGCGCGTCGCGGTTCCTGTTCGTGCACAGCCCTGCGCTGCGGGTCTCCCGGATCGACGACCCGGAGGGCGCACCCGGGGTGATGGGCCTGCTCTACGGCAGCACCGAACCCGACCCGCCGCCCCCGCAGGCCGTCGACCTCGGTCTCGGCGTGTTTCACCGCATCGTGGCAGTGCTCGGCGGGGGGCCCTACGGCCTGCGCTCGGCGCACCTGCCCCACCCGCCGCTCGCCCCGGTCTCGCGCTACACCGACTTCTTCGGCACCGACGTCCGGTTCGAGCGCGACGCCGCGGTTCTGCGCGTGCCGTCCGAGCTCGCGTCGCGCCCGATGCACGGCGGCGACGAGACCGTGCGCGCGATCGCGATCGACTACCTGGAGAACCACTTCGACCGCCCCGGCCGGACGGTCACCGACCGGGTCCGCACCGCGCTGATCCGGTCGCTGGGCACCGGACCGCCACGGATCCCGTCGATCGCCCGTCTGCTCCGGATGCACCCGCGCACCCTGCAGCGCCACCTCTCGGCCGAGGGCACGACGTTCGAGACCGTGCTCGACGAGGTCCGCCGGGACACCGCACACCGCCTGATCACTCGCACCGATCTCCCGTTCTCGCAGGTGACGGCGATGGTCGGACTGGCCGAGCAGTCCGCACTGACCCGGGTGTCGCGGCGCTGGTTCGGGGAGACCCCGAGGGCGGTGCGGCGGGCCGGTGCGCGGTCCGGTCGTGATTGA
- a CDS encoding acyl-CoA dehydrogenase family protein, whose product MDLVLTSEQAELRAAVRDLLTDHADSAKVRKAMDGDTGYDADLWRRLGTDLGVLGLAVPEELGGAGAGHVERSVLAAELGRALVPSPFLASAVFALDTLLALPAQPARDELVPALASGERIATLAVAEDGSGVFDPGAAATRATRSGDGWTLDGRKTPVLSGEAADVLVVHAVTDDGPALFLVDGTAEGLTRTRLASIDPTRRLARIDLAGTPATRLDGDAAAALSAAGDRGAVALAAEQTAGIRRAMELTVEYAKVRVQFGRPIGSYQAVKHGCADMYAAWEQSESAVRYAAWAADHDADALPLAAAVAAVYVGPRYFEVATGMVQYHGGVGYTWEHDAHLFYKRAKSDELLLGTPGAQRAHLADLLNI is encoded by the coding sequence GTGGACCTGGTCCTGACCTCCGAGCAGGCGGAGCTGCGCGCCGCGGTGCGCGACCTGCTCACCGACCACGCCGACTCGGCGAAGGTCCGCAAGGCCATGGACGGCGACACCGGGTACGACGCCGACCTGTGGCGCCGTCTCGGCACCGACCTCGGCGTCCTGGGTCTGGCCGTCCCGGAGGAGCTGGGCGGCGCCGGCGCCGGGCACGTCGAGCGGTCGGTGCTGGCCGCCGAGCTCGGGCGCGCGCTCGTCCCGTCGCCGTTCCTCGCCTCGGCCGTGTTCGCCCTGGACACGTTGCTGGCCCTGCCCGCCCAGCCGGCCCGTGACGAGCTGGTCCCGGCGCTGGCGTCGGGGGAGCGGATCGCCACGCTCGCCGTCGCCGAGGACGGGTCCGGTGTGTTCGACCCGGGCGCGGCCGCGACCCGGGCGACGCGCTCCGGCGACGGCTGGACGCTCGACGGCCGCAAGACCCCGGTGCTGTCCGGGGAGGCCGCCGACGTGCTCGTCGTGCACGCCGTCACCGACGACGGCCCGGCGCTTTTCCTGGTCGACGGCACCGCCGAGGGGCTGACGCGGACCCGTCTGGCCTCGATCGACCCGACCCGGCGCCTGGCCCGGATCGACCTCGCCGGCACCCCCGCGACCCGCCTCGACGGCGACGCGGCCGCGGCGCTGTCCGCGGCCGGGGACCGGGGCGCGGTCGCGCTGGCCGCGGAGCAGACCGCGGGGATCCGGCGGGCGATGGAGCTGACCGTCGAGTACGCGAAGGTCCGCGTGCAGTTCGGACGCCCGATCGGCTCCTACCAGGCTGTCAAGCACGGGTGCGCGGACATGTACGCGGCGTGGGAGCAGTCCGAGTCGGCCGTGCGCTACGCCGCCTGGGCCGCCGACCACGACGCCGACGCCCTCCCGCTGGCCGCCGCGGTCGCCGCCGTCTACGTCGGGCCGCGGTACTTCGAGGTCGCGACCGGGATGGTCCAGTACCACGGCGGCGTCGGCTACACGTGGGAGCACGACGCGCACCTGTTCTACAAGCGCGCCAAGTCCGACGAGCTCCTCCTGGGCACTCCCGGCGCCCAACGGGCCCACCTGGCCGACCTGCTGAACATCTGA
- a CDS encoding MarR family winged helix-turn-helix transcriptional regulator: protein MRGEDREETRGRGETRNSGETLTEAFWSVARTLRHVSKEALAPYDVSPSQSRAIGVLARHGDMRPGELARHLRIAPRSATEVVDDLESRDLVERSPDPADRRATIVRLTAAGAEVAGAIRAARAAEAEDFFGRLGAGDRAELIRILHVLRDAPEDPPSCPARPTNRP, encoded by the coding sequence GTGCGGGGTGAGGATCGTGAGGAAACCCGGGGTCGCGGGGAGACCCGGAATTCCGGGGAGACGCTGACCGAGGCCTTCTGGTCGGTCGCGCGGACCCTGCGGCACGTCTCGAAGGAGGCGCTGGCGCCCTACGACGTGTCGCCGTCGCAGTCGCGGGCGATCGGCGTCCTGGCCCGCCACGGCGACATGCGTCCCGGCGAGCTGGCCCGGCACCTGCGGATCGCACCGCGCTCGGCGACCGAGGTCGTCGACGACCTCGAGTCCCGCGACCTGGTCGAACGCTCCCCCGACCCGGCGGACCGGCGCGCCACGATCGTCCGGCTCACCGCCGCCGGTGCCGAGGTGGCCGGTGCGATCCGGGCCGCGCGTGCCGCCGAGGCGGAGGACTTCTTCGGCCGTCTCGGCGCCGGTGACCGGGCCGAGCTGATCCGCATCCTGCACGTCCTGCGCGACGCCCCGGAGGACCCGCCGTCCTGCCCGGCCCGGCCCACGAACCGTCCATGA
- a CDS encoding class II aldolase/adducin family protein: protein MAAPTKPEQSSMPSFEPTQEGISLPKPPTFQTGAEERLHRKQQLAGAFRIFGKFGFGEGIAGHITVRDPEDPDLFWVNPFGMSFRHIRVSDLLLVDHEGIVRHGNKPVNRAGFVIHSAVHEARPDVVAACHAHSVHGKAWSSLGRTLDPITQDACALYNNHTVVADGAGAVVVDRESGAALAKGLGDYRMAFHQNHGIFTVGDTVAEAAWWFIMTERNCQAQLLAEAAGTPTLIDHANADFTREQTGSPFAGWFSFQPLWDEIVRTDPDLFD, encoded by the coding sequence ATGGCCGCACCCACGAAGCCCGAGCAGTCCTCCATGCCGTCCTTCGAGCCGACGCAGGAGGGGATCTCCCTGCCGAAGCCGCCCACCTTCCAGACCGGCGCCGAGGAGCGCCTGCACCGCAAGCAGCAGCTCGCGGGCGCGTTCCGGATCTTCGGCAAGTTCGGCTTCGGCGAGGGGATCGCCGGGCACATCACCGTCCGCGACCCGGAGGACCCGGACCTGTTCTGGGTCAACCCGTTCGGCATGTCGTTCCGTCACATCCGCGTGTCCGACCTGCTCCTGGTCGACCACGAGGGGATCGTCCGGCACGGGAACAAGCCGGTGAACCGGGCCGGGTTCGTCATCCACTCCGCGGTGCACGAGGCCCGTCCCGACGTCGTCGCCGCCTGCCACGCGCACTCGGTGCACGGCAAGGCCTGGTCGTCGCTGGGCCGCACGCTCGACCCGATCACCCAGGACGCGTGCGCGCTCTACAACAACCACACCGTCGTCGCCGACGGCGCGGGCGCGGTCGTCGTCGACCGGGAGTCCGGTGCCGCGCTGGCCAAGGGCCTGGGCGACTACCGGATGGCGTTCCACCAGAACCACGGCATCTTCACCGTCGGTGACACGGTCGCCGAGGCCGCGTGGTGGTTCATCATGACCGAGCGCAACTGCCAGGCCCAGCTCCTCGCCGAGGCCGCCGGCACGCCGACGCTGATCGACCACGCGAACGCCGACTTCACCCGCGAGCAGACCGGTAGCCCGTTCGCCGGCTGGTTCTCCTTCCAGCCGCTGTGGGACGAGATCGTCCGGACCGACCCGGACCTGTTCGACTGA
- a CDS encoding enoyl-CoA hydratase-related protein, translating to MGEEPVLLSHRDGGVLTLTLNRPHRRNAIDGELWEALRAAFVDARDDTSVRALVLTGAAGAFCAGADLGSQPGGHPLTRMHRVNDVALALHEIAVPTVAKVTGVAVGAGWNLALGCDLVVATPEARFSQIFARRGLSIDFGGSWLLPRLVGMQQAKRLALLAEMISAEEARDLGLVTWLVGADEVDAFVDDVAARLAAGPPIALAETKALLESGSSSTMREALTAEARAQTINRGTDAPAAFRAFVDRTEPDFTGTWVANGQDARRDA from the coding sequence GTGGGCGAGGAACCGGTGCTGCTCTCGCACCGCGACGGCGGTGTCCTGACCCTCACGCTGAACCGCCCGCACCGGCGCAACGCCATCGACGGCGAGCTGTGGGAGGCGCTGCGTGCGGCGTTCGTCGACGCCCGCGACGACACGTCCGTCCGTGCGCTGGTGCTGACCGGAGCCGCGGGGGCGTTCTGCGCCGGGGCCGACCTGGGCTCGCAGCCCGGCGGGCACCCGCTGACGCGGATGCACCGGGTCAACGACGTGGCGCTGGCCCTGCACGAGATCGCGGTACCGACGGTGGCGAAGGTGACCGGCGTGGCCGTCGGCGCGGGATGGAACCTGGCGCTGGGCTGCGACCTCGTCGTCGCGACGCCGGAGGCGCGGTTCTCCCAGATCTTCGCCCGCCGCGGGCTCTCGATCGACTTCGGAGGGTCCTGGCTGCTGCCGCGCCTGGTCGGGATGCAGCAGGCCAAGCGGCTCGCCCTGCTCGCAGAGATGATCTCCGCGGAGGAGGCGCGCGATCTCGGGCTGGTCACGTGGCTGGTCGGGGCCGACGAGGTCGACGCGTTCGTCGACGACGTCGCGGCCCGTCTGGCGGCCGGCCCGCCGATCGCGCTGGCCGAGACGAAGGCGCTGCTGGAGAGCGGCTCGTCGTCGACGATGCGCGAGGCGTTGACCGCGGAGGCGCGGGCACAGACGATCAACCGCGGGACGGACGCACCCGCGGCGTTCCGCGCGTTCGTCGATCGGACGGAACCGGACTTCACCGGCACCTGGGTCGCGAACGGTCAGGACGCACGGAGGGACGCATGA
- a CDS encoding methyltransferase domain-containing protein — MTGTESPDSAVPDTAVPDRKKVRAFARQLFGMYTQGALTYMVDLGHRLGLFTAAAQGPATSPELAARVGLDERYVREWLGAMVTAEIMTYDGSAYTLPPEHAAALTGGGSKNMGPMAAMVTLLGRNLDGVEEAFRSGGGVPYEKFAPHFTGVMDELNRRPLDELLIDAWLPLVPDLTERLTAGVRVADVGCGTGHALALLGAAFPASTFVGYDLSSDAVERARAESDALENVTFEVADASSLKPERPFDVVFAIDAVHDQADPAAVLRGVHDALAPGGSFIMIDMAASSDLAENVGNPFAPWIYSISTLHCMTVSLASGGAGLGAAWGESLARQMLGEAGFGDVVAHPAPGQGLNLIYVTRRP; from the coding sequence ATGACCGGCACCGAGTCCCCCGACAGCGCCGTTCCCGACACCGCCGTCCCGGACCGGAAGAAGGTCCGCGCGTTCGCCCGTCAGCTGTTCGGCATGTACACCCAGGGCGCCCTGACCTACATGGTCGATCTCGGGCATCGGCTGGGCCTGTTCACCGCCGCCGCACAGGGACCCGCCACCTCCCCCGAGCTCGCCGCCCGCGTGGGGCTCGACGAGCGCTACGTCCGGGAGTGGCTGGGCGCCATGGTGACGGCCGAGATCATGACCTACGACGGTTCGGCCTACACGCTCCCGCCCGAGCACGCGGCCGCCCTGACCGGCGGCGGGTCGAAGAACATGGGCCCGATGGCCGCGATGGTCACCCTGCTCGGGCGCAACCTCGACGGCGTCGAGGAGGCGTTCCGCAGCGGCGGCGGGGTCCCGTACGAGAAGTTCGCCCCGCATTTCACCGGCGTGATGGACGAGCTCAACCGTCGTCCGCTCGACGAGCTGCTGATCGACGCCTGGCTGCCCCTGGTCCCGGACCTCACCGAGCGCCTGACGGCCGGCGTGCGGGTCGCCGACGTCGGCTGCGGTACCGGGCACGCCCTGGCCCTGCTGGGTGCCGCGTTCCCGGCGTCGACGTTCGTCGGCTACGACCTGTCGTCGGACGCGGTCGAGCGGGCCCGCGCCGAGTCCGACGCGCTGGAGAACGTGACGTTCGAGGTCGCCGACGCCTCCTCACTGAAGCCCGAGCGGCCGTTCGACGTCGTGTTCGCGATCGACGCCGTGCACGACCAGGCCGACCCGGCCGCCGTCCTGCGCGGGGTGCACGACGCGCTGGCTCCGGGCGGCTCGTTCATCATGATCGACATGGCGGCGTCGAGCGATCTGGCCGAGAACGTCGGCAACCCGTTCGCGCCGTGGATCTACTCGATCAGCACGCTGCACTGCATGACGGTGTCGCTCGCCTCCGGCGGCGCGGGGCTGGGCGCGGCGTGGGGCGAGTCTCTGGCGCGGCAGATGCTGGGCGAGGCCGGGTTCGGCGACGTCGTCGCGCACCCGGCACCCGGGCAGGGTCTGAACCTGATCTACGTCACGCGACGGCCGTAG
- a CDS encoding alpha/beta fold hydrolase, translating to MTTTGSRPASPTHPSPPGEIATVTVRGARIRVRTSGDPAAPPVLLLHGIGRSLEDWDTQHERLSDTYRVISTDLAGFGLSDRLPGPATLEQLADGAVAVLDAIGEHRPVHLMGNSLGGAVSMLVLTRAPERVATLTLVAAAGFGSEVTVALRVLGIPFVGARLLTRIDRAAARRTERAIFLDDAFVTDERIAFALEVAGRADQAGVFADIAKELGTVRGVRPQWRARLLADVARHPRPTLVVWGERDIILPPEHLRAALKAIPHARSHVFARCGHMPQIERADAFADLARTFLRDAEQSGT from the coding sequence GTGACGACCACGGGGTCGCGGCCCGCGTCGCCGACCCACCCGTCGCCGCCCGGTGAGATCGCGACCGTCACCGTGCGCGGGGCGCGGATCCGGGTCCGCACCAGCGGCGACCCGGCCGCGCCGCCGGTCCTGCTGCTGCACGGCATCGGGCGGAGTCTCGAGGACTGGGACACCCAGCACGAGCGCCTCTCCGACACCTACCGCGTGATCAGCACCGATCTCGCCGGGTTCGGCCTGTCCGACCGGCTGCCCGGCCCGGCGACGCTCGAGCAGCTCGCCGACGGCGCCGTCGCGGTCCTCGACGCGATCGGGGAGCACCGACCGGTGCACCTGATGGGGAACTCGCTCGGCGGTGCGGTGTCGATGCTCGTCCTCACCCGCGCCCCGGAGCGTGTCGCGACGCTGACCCTGGTCGCCGCCGCGGGGTTCGGCTCCGAGGTGACGGTCGCGTTGCGGGTGCTCGGCATCCCGTTCGTCGGCGCCCGCCTGCTCACCCGGATCGACCGCGCGGCCGCACGCCGCACCGAGCGGGCGATCTTCCTCGACGACGCGTTCGTCACCGACGAGCGGATCGCCTTCGCCCTCGAGGTGGCCGGACGGGCCGACCAGGCCGGTGTCTTCGCCGACATCGCCAAGGAGCTCGGCACCGTGCGCGGGGTGCGTCCGCAGTGGCGGGCCCGGCTGCTCGCGGACGTCGCCCGTCATCCGCGGCCCACCTTGGTCGTCTGGGGCGAGCGGGACATCATCCTGCCGCCGGAGCACCTCCGGGCGGCGCTGAAGGCGATCCCGCACGCCCGCTCGCACGTGTTCGCCCGCTGCGGTCACATGCCGCAGATCGAACGCGCCGACGCCTTCGCGGACCTGGCCCGGACGTTCCTGCGCGACGCGGAGCAGTCGGGCACATGA